agacaaagacaaaaagatacagacacacccagacagccacacatgcacacacacacaaacacacacacgcgcgcacgcggacacacacacacagtgcaaacacatacactgtaTTCTTTTGTTCCCGTCCCTGTTTCGCCCACAGTATCATGCAGAGGTAAAAATAGATTAGATACCCAAGTGGAACACaaatagagaaacagagataaaTGTTGCCCACATGCAGaaccacacagtcatgcacacacatacacacacacaaacacacacacacacacgcacgcatgcacacacacacacacacacacacacgcacgcgcgcgcgcgcacacacacacacacacacacacacacacacacacacacgtacacatgtaacacgcacacacacgcacgcacacacacacacaaacgcacacacgtgcacacagaaaaaaacatgtaagcactacgcacgcacgcacacacacacacacacacacacacacacacgcacgcacacacacacacacaccttctctgtcAATCAGAGATATTCAAAGATGCAACCATCATATAGAAAACATATGTTACCACAAGTAGGTTTTATGtgacttgataatacatatgtgGGTGAGAAACATGAGTGTTTGCGCTTGACTTGCTTATATTTAACATTGTCTGAGTCGTGATGGTCACACGTTTTACAAACCCGTGTACTTTCTCTGCTTAGGTAAACAAAGACTGAAAACAATGGCAACATGCGATCATGTGTTCAGCCCAAACATAGCCTCAAGTCTTTCAGCGAGCAAGTTTCAGCCACAGGTactcgctctccctttctctttctcttctctctctctctctctctctctctctctctctctctctctctctctctctctcttgctctcgctctctttctccctctctctctctctgtttctatcccTGGTGATGCGAAACAAGCCCTCTTGGCAATCATCAACCAAGTGTCATAAAAGGAAACCTTTGCTTGTTGTCTCTGTCTGGCGAAAAGCAAATTTACCATAAGTCTCCTGACTGACTGACACGCCTGTtcagagaaatgaaatgaaaaggcgAAGGCCTTGATCACTCCTCCTGAGCTTGTTTTTCTACCTCGACAAAGGAGTAATTCTATGCGCTTCGGTGTTCTCATCTGGTGCGtcaagacagggagacagacaaaaGTTCTTAAATTGAACAGAAAACTAGAGCAACACTAATGCAATTCTTTTTTTAAGTCATTGAATGCAAGGCATTTTCGATTTATACACAACCCAACAATGCCAGAGCATTTTCAGCAATTGGGTGTCTTTTCAATCCCCACAGAAAATTGAATTCTATGCCCATGTCAACACCACACCATGAAAAAACTGAATTGACGTGCTTAAGCATCACTGGCACTAAAAGTTAGGATCCGaaacagactggcatcatgcaaaggtgtaTTTATTTCATGCATTGAGGTGTGACGCCTTTGTACGTAAAGTTGTGGTCTTCAATgccttttgtcacgtgaccaggtttgcacagttttcctgccGTGTCTGCGAATTTCTCTTGCtgtggcgaatttctgttgctaaacgagAAAatactctgctgtgccctgaaaAAAACCATGCCTAGCCCTTACCTGTCACTAAAGCATCGTTTCTGCCCGTTTCTCTTCTGCTGCTGCAGCTTTACTCTGCCAAGATCAGCAAAACAAGCTGGGAAATTGCAAAATTGTGGTGAATTTCGGGGGCGCTGTGgcccagcgcgctaagccccccacatgccCAAGcgttgcacccagggttcaaatccagcctgggtcttttgccatccctaccccgtctctctctccacattcgcttcctgtcgctcttcactgtcctatctgaaataaaggtgaaaaagcccataaaaatacataaatTGTGGTGAAATTGCGCCCTGACccaaaccatgcctaaacctaacctatcatAGGTCATTGTGGAGCACGGCCTAGCATGCAAGTCATGATACACAAACTTGACGGCTCAAGTCGATGTGTTATGTAAACATTCTGATATGATGCCATGCTGTCCGAAATGACATCGGAGTTGGCATCAAGTGAGTTAATCAGGAGCACAACATGGGGACTAATGTTTCGATAGTTAAGTATTGGTTTGACCATCAAAAACGTTAGTCCTTATCTTGTGCAGTTCACAGGCGCCACTTGAAGTGGGTCCTGCACTATTTGAGAAGTACTGAGTTAGTGATATACACGTACAGGCTACTGTTCAGGGACCAGAGAGGGGCTGAATGGGTggctgtactcacacacacacacacacacacacacacacacacacacacacacacacacacacacacacacacacacacacacacacacacacacacacacactttgactttGAGGAGTGATGTTTAATCCATTCACATTTTTCTCTAGGTCAGAGATCCAACCACAGCAACCCATTTAGTCCCAAGTTTAAGGCCCCAAACAACTTGGCCGCCCACGCCAGCCATAACAGGTCGGTCTAGTCAACTCAATGGCGGCGCGCGGACTGAGGAGTCCCAAGGCCATAGCCTTCCTTGAACAGCTTATCAACGTGCAGGCAAGTCTGGACGTGTTCAAGTGCAGTACTCAACAgtcaggggggaaaaaaatcagtcAAAGTGAAACTGAAAATCCGGCAggcagtaggcaggcaggcaggcaacagtGCAGGCCCATGTGACTCTCTGCCAGTACAATATGTCACAAACGAAGGGGGTGGTTGTTATTGTCACGTACAGCACGCCTTACCAGCTCTGTTCCCAGATCAGGCGGCGAggcggggcacacacacacacacgccagcgcaGCACTGAGGGAATCCCCTCATCATGGCTTAAGccctacgcacgcatgcacgctcacctGACCCctagggcagtgcagtgcagtgcagtttacCCTAAGACCAAGGCTTTGAGGaggccgctctgctctgctctgctctgcgggaGCTGAGACGTGCAGAGTAGAAGGATATGTTCTCCTTTACCCCGCTTTTGAACAAAAACAAGTTACTTAACTGCTGTGTTTTTGAAAAGCccaaaaaaagtgttaaaaaaactCCAGAAAAGAATGGAACCAATATGTTGTAGAACTTCACTTGACACATGCTAAGAATAGCTGTGAGCACGAAATGCTACACAACAGTGTCCTAGAAGTCCTCGAAGTCTTTGCTTAGTGTGGTGATGGGTCTACCACAGCAATTACAGGCCTGGATCAGGCCATGCCGAGCCACACTGAGACGCTCCTCCACTCAgtttttatgagagagagagaagagggagctgtgcggtgctgtgctgtgcttggaTTCCTGGGGCTCCATGCTTCTCACCAGAGGAACACAACACGCTGCATAACGCCTGCTTCACTCACACATGAAAAGAGCCAGAAGGAACACTGTGTCTCATAACAACCAGGCCGCTGCTGAGGATTCCAGCCCCGAATCCCAGAGGAACACCAGCCAgccccaccagccagccagccagagacagacaggcaaggaggaagggcggctaatgagaccaacaTGACCAAAAAAGctacaataataaaaacaacaattgGGAAAAATAGAATTTGTGGAATGAGATAAAATTGTGAAGAAAGTGGAAAACAAGTAAAACCCTGCTTGAGTGTGTGGGGGGCATATGCTGTGATACTGGCATTGCACATAGCCACTGCATAACAGCCATGCTAACACTACTGATAAAAGTATTTTTAGACCACATGGTTTTGAGAGCATGTCTCGGCAGGATGTGTGGTGGGATCTGATAAAAACAAGAGCAAACGTTGGGTTtcacttttgttttgtgtttttttttattagaaaAGTAATAAACAAtccaaaaatagttttttttttgcagacaaCGTATGAGCATTCAGTACAAAATACATTCACTTTTAAGATGAGTGCCATGCACAAGGTATGTTGACCTGAATTTTAATCTCTTACAAACTATTTGGTAACGAGGACAGCCCTCTGGAATGATCACTGAGTTTTAAAGCTTAATATGCAACAATTGAGCGAAAAACAAAAGAATAATAATCCCTGGGCTTGGTAGGAAACTGCTTTTCGAACATTGAGAAAGGCACCTGGGGTCGAACCAAGTGCACCAGCTGCCTGCACACCACCTTCTCTTGACATCAGACCTCCCGCCTGCAATGTCAGGTACATGGAccataaggagagagagggggtgggcaaCTGGTGCACCTGATCCACCATCTACAATCAGATGTAGACACGTTTCCACTGTGCTGACAGCAAATGCAGACAACTGCGGCACACGTGTGGACAGTttcaatttaaaaacaaaaatgaaaatcaCATTCAACTGTTCAGTGCTCAACCTGCTCACTCCAACAGCTAAACACTTTGCGATATTCCCACATCTCATACAGAGGAGACACGGGGAAACTCCTGCTGACACTTCTACCATCATGCAACTTTTTTGTCAGCTTCACTTCCTATTTCCTGAAAGCTTTCATCACTTTTCCCTTTTGCATAGAGTTGCTTCTTTTCTCTCCTagcttcattttcacaatctcCATCTGGCATATTAAAAAAAGAGCTCATCAACTTGCTAAATCACTAGCCTTTTTCCACTTCTGCCTTTAACTTTTGTGGAGTCAACAGCAAAGGCCAGACAGACCCATTTCTCCTGACACAAGCTTAAGTCTTGACAATCTCTTGGGCATAGGCATTTTCGGAGATgtgttaaaggtttttttttctctttgacaTCTTTAAGTTGTTGAGATAAGTACAGGGTTCAGAAGGATCAGATGGCAGGTTTCATATCATGGCTCGGCCCGTGGCCACTGACCAGGGATCAGTGCTGGCCTCTATTACTGCCTCTATATAGCACCAAGCTCTGACGCAAGGCTTTCCATAGATAAACATAGATATAGTACATCACGTGTGAAACCAATCGCCTCTGGTTACCCCCCCtgacccatcatcacacaattacaaaaaataaaagcacaatCCACTGCCAACAGTGGACTATAGcttctacaaaacacacacacaggctggcttCTTATTTTCTCTTGTGTGAGCACCTCGGTTGGGGGATGGGCGGCCGATCGTGCCCCCATATGGCCCCGTTGGGAGACCAGAAACATTAAAAATAAAGTTcttagttcttttttttttcttcctttacttttttcctcttttcgtCTTGTATGAGGGTTTGTTTCCAGTCCTCCAGTGGGGGTTCCCATCTCCAGAACGTCCCCCGGATGGGTGCTGTAagccatgtgtgtgagtgtgtgtgtgtatttgttagcGCACGCGAGATAAGACGCCTGTTTAGCGGCGTCTCAGCGATTGgcgcagagagagacacagagagcccTCCTGGACCCCCCTTGTGGACCAGTCTCTTGAGAGTTTGGGCCAGTCTCTTGAGAAGAGGACAAACGGACCAGTCCAGTCCGCTTGCTTCGGTTCAGTCATCAACCATCATCATTGTGGCGTTTGCGAtgcttgagttgagttgagtttgaGTCAAAAAGTCGTCTCGCACCGTTCAACACGTCATGCAGCGAGGTCTGATGTTGGTGTAAGGCTGAGGGTTGGGGTCCACCTGCAAGGAGACAAACATAGAGCAGAGCCATTAGACCCAGTGTCCCATTGAAGCCACACTTGAAAAACGCAATCAAGTTTTTTGAAAGTAAGCCAGAAAGAGAGCTATAGAGTGAgacagcgcaagagagagagggctagacaGGTGAGGGTCGTTAACAAGGGATAGAAGAAATGGGGTCATTGGATAAGTGGCGAGGGTGGAAGTCTCACCTCGCTGTAGACAGGCGGGGGCCGGAAGCGGAACTCCTGGACATAGGCCATGAGGGGTCTCTCCAGGATGCCAGTCAGGTCCTCATCGGGATGACAGCTGGAGGCGGTGGAGGTGATGCTGCTAATGCTGGTGACGGTATTGTTGTTATTAGCTGCGTTCTGGATAGCCTCCTCGTCGCTAACCACAGAGCTGTAGTCTGGGGGAGctgtggggggcagagagagacacagacacagattagACATTGATTATGCCAGAACCCGAGAAACTGAtgcatgtttgtgtacatgttaCATGTGAGCAACATGAGTGTATATAGGTAGACTTCTATCCATCCATGTGTGCGTCTGCTTTGAGTGCAAGTACGTAAATGGCATGCGAATGTCacgtgtgtgtggatttgtgtgcaTTTTGATGCAGAGCGAGAGAATGTGTGACTGAGGCATCTAGATACTCACGCTCGGGCTGCTCGGCGATGGCCATGCGGAGCCACTCCAGGTTGACACTGTACTGGCTGCTGACGGAAGAGGTGCGGCTGCCGAAGGGGTGCAGCGGGATGGTGCCCATCACCAGGGGCAGCTCCAGGCACAGCTTGGACGAGCCGGGCACGTCCACACACACCTGGACCCAAACAgaccaagacaagacaagagaggacAAGGTTAGTCACCCGCATAGTGCATCTTTTTTCCAGGCACCAAAACCATACAAAAAGGTGTGCAATCTGTACCATTTATTGTATCAATGCATCAATATTACTTGTTTAACTTTGTGAAGCTTGATCTGCCTCGTCAGAAGTAGCTTAATCAACACATAGGCATGTTCTATACAAGGAGATCACgttgatgtgtgtgagtgtatatgtgcagCATAGCTGTCAACAATACACGCAGGCATGAGAAGaaaccattagtgtgtgtgtgtgtctttgaggcgCCTCACCTTGAGAGTGTATTCCACCTTGATGATGCGGCACTGGAGGATGGAAGGTCCGACGGGGGGGATCTTGATGGCGCGGCCGTGCCAAGTCTCTCGGCGGCGGGCACCCACCGTGTCACCGCTCAGCGTGGCCACCACCGCCCGCTTCTGCTTCATAGTGCCCCGGGCGATGAAGTTCTGCGTCTGCGTGATGTAGGCCTTGGGCACGATGGAGCGCGACGTGGCGTTGTCAAACTCGGCGAAGACAGGGATAACCTCGCCTGTAGACAGACAGCAGCAATAATATGAGCAAGGGTTGTCATCGTTACCATTCAAATAACACTGGATGAGATGAGTTATTGGTCATTGTGAAACTTGTTTTGTGGTTGAGAACCAGTCAGAGCTAGATTGTGCTTTGATTGCTGGACTTAACCAATGATGTGTGATGATTTTgatttgggtgcgtgtgtgtgtgtgagattatgcGTACCTGGAGTGTAGCCTTTGCGGTCGATCTTTGCTGTCACTGACACCTGTCCGAAGTTGCGGTACCACACACGTGCGTTCTTCTCCTTGGTTCCAGCTTGGGGTGCCTGAGCCGAACAAGAAAAAGACGAAAATGTTAATTTGAATACCGGACCTGTTAAAGTTCATCAACCAAGGGCACTGAAGAACTTGTATTTGTTAAAAAGTTAAGCAAGGAGCCTACCAGTAGAGCGGGCGTGTTGATGTCGATGGGCTCGATGACTGTGAACTCTTTCTTGATCTTGCGTACGGTGCTCCAGGGACGATGGAGCTTCACCTTTACCCAGTAGCGGATGCTGCCATGCTTGCCCTCGAAGGAGGTCACCAGTGTCCTGCAgccagcagagaggaggagaggagggtggaggttaGAGCTGAGCTCGGGAAACTACCCAGAAAAACACCTCTACCAAATACACACGCaccactctcttacacacacatagggctTTGGATAGAGAGACTTTTTCAAAATGCAACTTACTCCTCAGGAAGCTGGAAGCTGAAGGGGTACTCGTGCCTGCCAGCAGGAAGGACAGTCAGCTCTCCATTATCTgaacacaaagaaaaaaatattgcacatttaACATCATGGCGTTGATATGAAACTTGCATTAGTGTTTTcacatgaaataaaaacaaaacaaaaatgttatcATATACATTTCTATGGCATAACCTATCGCCATTGCACTTCCACCAACACCCTCGCAGACTGAGTCAAAAACAAGCACCTTGTCTAACCAGCCTCGACTGCACAAACAACTAAACAAAGAACCAGCCGACCGAGCCATCCCAATGTAAAATGTAACTGTGCAAACATCCGAGAATACCATTTTCATCGAACACAGAACAGAAAGTCCAGACATGAGACTGTGAGAGTGTGACATCCATTGATATTTCGACAGATGTCCCAAACAAAGGGATGGACACCCCCCTTCAAAACACGACCCAAATAGCTTTTAACACGCTTTCCCCAATTGATTGAGCTTTAATCTATCGTGCATGGAGTTGTTTGTTCCGAACCCAAGTCACAGTGACCAGACTTCCATCACAGAATAAATGAATGACTGACCTGCCTGCAGAAGAACTTCTCTCCGGTTAAGATATTCCACTTCGTCGCTATAATTTTGGGTGTAAGCCGTACTCGATCCAGCACTTCGTGATTCAGTCCAGTGTACTTTTGCAAAACCTTCAGCGTGTAATTTCAACGACTCGATTTTGGTCTCTCCACCCAGGTCCAGAACAACTTTTCCAGACACCACATCACCGCTGCTGAAGACGGGTGGGGAGTCGATCTCTGGCGAGTCGAAGATGATGTCCAACTTTTTCACCTTGTCGAAAATCATCTTTGCAATATCCCAAACGACTTCTTCTAAGGACACTTCGTTATTCTTAACTCTCGGTAGACTTGTCAAGTCTTCAGAGACTTCTCTGTTCGTGATCCTCTCCGATCAGCGTGCAAAACAAAAACTGCTCAAACTGGTCTGGACCAAGTCCTTTAACATGGGAGGGGGCGGGCTCTGTGCATTTATTATGTAAGGCTGCAGGCTAGGACTGGAGCTCGCTAATAAACATCTTCGCTGGGTGTGGACAGCGAACGGAGTGAGCGGCCCCGATGATTGATGGTTGCAGGTTCTTAGACGAAAACAAGCTGACTGGGCATGCTCAGAACTCTTGGGTCCTCCCTCCAGAAAATTCAGCAAAACAAAATAGTTTCACACTGTACCATTGTGCAAATATATTCTCCTCCCGGCACTTCCCATATTTAGCATCCACCGAGAGCATGGAAACTTTTTTGCAAACGTTCGAATGCACGCGTAAGAGTTTATTCAAAACAACAATGATCAAATACACATGGACAATAGATGGATAATATCATTAAGCGACCCATTGTTCTTTTCGAGTCGAAACAACAACCATCACTCAAATTTGCACACCCAAGGAAAACACAAAGGACATCTGCAAGTCCAATTAGCCATGTTGCAATGTGACTGATCCATTGTGTGTTGTCTGAGCAAACTAATTCATTTGGAAAAACAGCATGGGTTTGCtgaagaaaacttttttttttactcccctcGCCATTCACAGTGACAAATACAGACATTGCCGCCTCCCCGTGGTGTTGGAAGATAGCGTCTCACAACATTTCCAAACTATATTTGATATGATATGTGAAGAAAGGTCGCCACACCGTGGTTGCATTTGGTAATGCAGTTGCGCACACGCAACCCACAGCCGTATATTAGGCTACACTTCAATTTGACAGACAAAACCTCACCAAGAAAACAGTCGGGCAGGAATAATAAAGCTATACACATCACATCATTTTACTTTTGTGTGCAACAGCAGAACAGTGCACCTTACAACATATAGCCTATTGAACCTTTCACTTGTGAAATAACTTGGTCTGCAGCCTTTTCTCTGGTTTGGAAAAACTGAGACAGTGCAAGTATTGAACACATTATCCACCATTTTAATTCATTTATAGCAGGATAAGATTGGACACTTCAAAAACAGCAGCATTCAATACATTTGTAAGAAAATACTATCCCAAAGATGCTAGAAACACTACAATTACAAGAAAGCATCCACAGGCATGCAGTgaaagcaaaaagaaagaaagaaaggaaaattgcATGTGGCAATTTTCATAATGCACACACCAATACCCCCCCCTCCGTTTGAACTGTCAATTTATTTTGTGGGAATACTTTGATTTCCCTGTTTTGCATCACCTTAACTATAAACAATAGAAACAGTCAATGTCATTATAGTGTGAGTCTAGGGTAAACAATAAAACTGGGTCATAGTCTGCGTGACCTTGGAGGAGGGGGTGCGCAACACCGCACCACTCCAGGAAGCTACGTGTTGTTATCCACGTTGCCTCAGAGACCACGGAGCATTTTTTGAAACGCCCAAAGGGCGTCTCCTATTTTGGCtgctggggtggggggtgtaggccCTAGTCTCCCTCCCTACCCCCTCAATTCATAAACGCACAAGCTTGATCATATCACAACTCATAATAACTGCAATAATGCACAACTCTTTTGGGTAACATATTCAGCACTTggaataggcataggcctacaccaacTAATTTCTGCTGTTCTAATAATAACCCTATGCATATGTTATAGGCTTTTAAGCATGCAGCAGCAATGAGCAAACAAACAGTATTGCAATTGCATGCATGTCCGGTGGAGTGCATGGGCTCCCAAGTGCAAGCGCACAGACCCCCATCTTAGTGAAATATTAACTTCATTCAATCTGGTGTCTGTTTACAGTCGCGTCTGTTGGCCTATTCCTGCTCTCCACGTTTTTTGTCACACGTGAGAGGCTGCGTAAAGTTTGGCCATGGCTACATGGTTGATCCCTGTTGCCCATCACTCATATTGACAGCGCGCGTGTGACCTAGACTACAAGGGGCCATAGTGCGCTCCCTGTTTGCTGTGCAAACGTATCTTTCACACTTCAAACTATTCAAtctcagatataggcctaccacaagcACCAAAAAGGCTTCTGTATCCCGAACCAGTGGTTTGGTAAAATTTTGAAGAAAAGGAGTGGACAGATTTGCAAAAAAGAAAAGTTTAAAagggaagaggacgaggaggcagAAAAAAAGAGTTTCTGCAGGCCATGCCCTTTAATTACCTCTGATGAGATGCTGTCTCTTCCTGAAGTAGGTAATCTTGGATGTGTAGTCGCTGTAAACAGTGTTCATGCCCACACTGCGGTTCTCCAGCCAGTGGGCCAGCGCGACCCCTCTGCCGAGCACTCGCATGGAACGCACTTTGATATCCCGGTTGAGCTCCAACACTACCTGCCCAGTAACCATCTCCCCGCTCGTGTAAACAGCATCGTCTGGTCCATCCAGCTCCAGCGTAAAGCTTTTTATACTCTTGTGCAGCATCtgtatgaaagtgaatgggatcGACTGTGTTAGAATAGGCTACTTGCTGTCGGCTGAGTCAACGAGCGAGCTGCAAGTGACAGTAAATGGTTGTCTCATGCAGACAGCATGACAGCAATATCAGTTTAAAAACACTGGAAGGACAGACAGTCCGACTGCCGAGGCTGGCCTTCAACAACAACATCACTGCCTTACCTTTAAATGATACACGGCGTAGAATCCCAGGCCCCTGCGTTCCAAGCGTGGAAAGTTCTTCAATTCGCTCTCGTGCAGAGTTTGAGTATATTTTAGCGTGTTCGGTCCACGCCCACCTCAGACGGACAGTCGTTTGAACCAATCAAATATGGCTAGTTAGTGACCACGGTGGCCGAGGTTCATGCCCACCACAGGCACGGCAAAATAGCTCTCTTCTTCATATGTGAGGTTCATTCAGTTCAAGTGGAACACCCACACAAGTAGGTTATAAGGCTCACTGAGTCCACTGAAGTCAAACCAATATTATGTCTACATCACACATTTAAACAGTCCATCTGAAAACCTATGTTGACATAGGCCTTATATAGCCTACGAACCCCTGGTGATCAATAGTTTAATGCAAGTAGGCCTTAGAAATAGGGAAAAGTAAACTTGTTTTCagcagtaaaacaaaaaaataaagagggggaaaaaaggggggggattCAGTTCAGTCACTGGACAATTGACAAACCTTTAC
This is a stretch of genomic DNA from Engraulis encrasicolus isolate BLACKSEA-1 chromosome 6, IST_EnEncr_1.0, whole genome shotgun sequence. It encodes these proteins:
- the arrdc2 gene encoding arrestin domain-containing protein 2 isoform X1, which produces MIFDKVKKLDIIFDSPEIDSPPVFSSGDVVSGKVVLDLGGETKIESLKLHAEGFAKVHWTESRSAGSSTAYTQNYSDEVEYLNRREVLLQADNGELTVLPAGRHEYPFSFQLPEETLVTSFEGKHGSIRYWVKVKLHRPWSTVRKIKKEFTVIEPIDINTPALLAPQAGTKEKNARVWYRNFGQVSVTAKIDRKGYTPGEVIPVFAEFDNATSRSIVPKAYITQTQNFIARGTMKQKRAVVATLSGDTVGARRRETWHGRAIKIPPVGPSILQCRIIKVEYTLKVCVDVPGSSKLCLELPLVMGTIPLHPFGSRTSSVSSQYSVNLEWLRMAIAEQPEPPPDYSSVVSDEEAIQNAANNNNTVTSISSITSTASSCHPDEDLTGILERPLMAYVQEFRFRPPPVYSEVDPNPQPYTNIRPRCMTC
- the arrdc2 gene encoding arrestin domain-containing protein 2 isoform X2 gives rise to the protein MLHKSIKSFTLELDGPDDAVYTSGEMVTGQVVLELNRDIKVRSMRVLGRGVALAHWLENRSVGMNTVYSDYTSKITYFRKRQHLIRDNGELTVLPAGRHEYPFSFQLPEETLVTSFEGKHGSIRYWVKVKLHRPWSTVRKIKKEFTVIEPIDINTPALLAPQAGTKEKNARVWYRNFGQVSVTAKIDRKGYTPGEVIPVFAEFDNATSRSIVPKAYITQTQNFIARGTMKQKRAVVATLSGDTVGARRRETWHGRAIKIPPVGPSILQCRIIKVEYTLKVCVDVPGSSKLCLELPLVMGTIPLHPFGSRTSSVSSQYSVNLEWLRMAIAEQPEPPPDYSSVVSDEEAIQNAANNNNTVTSISSITSTASSCHPDEDLTGILERPLMAYVQEFRFRPPPVYSEVDPNPQPYTNIRPRCMTC